The Pimelobacter simplex genomic sequence ACACCTCGCGCGCGGCGCTGCGGCTGAGGACCCGGCCGTAGATGCCGACGAGGAGCAGGCCGAGCCCGACGAGCAGCACCGAGCTGGCCGCGGCGAGCGTCGGGTTGAACGTGTTGACGAGCTGGCTCACCAGCGTGGTGAGCACGAGGTTGCGCTCGCCGCCGAGGAACCGGGCGTTGACGAACGCGCTCAGCGCCATCGCCAGGCCCACGATCGAGGCGGCGAGGATCCCCGGCCGGCACAGCGGGAGGACGACGCGGAAGACCGTCCGTACCGGCGAGACCCCGAGGGTGAGCGAGGCCTCGAGCAGGTCCTTGGAGACGGTGCGCGCGATCGGGTAGAGCGTGAGCACCACGAACGGGACGACGAAGTGGACCGTGCCGATCGTCATCGCGATCTCGGTCTCCGCGACCCGGCCGGGGCTACCGCCCCACAAGGGCCGCAGCGCGTTGACCACGCGGTAGCCGAGGCCGCCCTCCACGAAGAGCCCCATCCAGCCGAGCACGGTGATCACCGGTCCGGACAGGATCGGCGCGACCAGGAGGAACAGCCACACCGAGCTGACCTCCCGGCGCCGGAAGGCGGTCAGCGCGACCACCAGCGCGAGCCCGATGAGCACGCTGGCCACGCCGCCGATCACGCTGACCCGCAGCGTGCGCAGCATGACGTCGCGGTAGATCGGGTCGGTCAGCAGCCGGTCGTAGTTGCCCCACGTCTCGTGCGCCGCGCTCGGGTCGCCCAGCGGGTTGGGCTGCAGGCTCTGGTGGAAGATGACCGCCGCCGGCGCCAGCACGGCGAGGGCGAAGGCGACGACGGCGGGCAGCACGGACAGGCCCGACGAGCCGATGACGTGGCTCGTCGACCTCCGCGCGCCCGCACGCCGCCGCAGTGGTGTCACTCCCACGAGGGCAGCACCTCGGAGTTCAGCCGCTCGGTCCACTCGGCCCGCTTGTTGGCGATCTCGCCCAGGTCGAAGAACCGGACCTGGTCGAGGATCTCGGACGCGAGCGGCACCTTGCCGGCGACCTTCGGCGCGATCGTGGCCTTGGTGTTGGCCGGCGAGCCCAGCCACTCTCCGCAGAAGGCGGTCTGCACGTCGGCGTCGAAGGCGACGTCGAGGAAGACGTGCGCGAGGTCCTCGTTGGGCCGGCCCTTGACGATCGCCATCGTGTTGTCGGCGGCGATCGCCTTCTCCTGCGGGAAGTCGAAGGAGAAGCCGACGCCCGCGTCGTTCGCGCCGAGCAGCGAGTAGTTGAACTCGGGGACGACGTCCACCTCGCCGCCCTTGGCCCGGTCGGCCCACTCGGTCCAGAAGTACTGGAGCACGGCGGGATCGAGCTTGGCCAGCGCCTTGAGCCCGGGGTCGATGTCGGTGGCCGAGCCGCCGTTGAGCTCGGCGGCCATGATCAGGAACATCGGCATCTGGGTGTGCCCGATGCCCGGCAGGCCGAGCCGGCCGGCGAGCTCGGGACGCCACAGGTCGCCCCAGCTCGTCAGCGCCGGCACCCCCTTGGCCCGGGTCAGGCCGAAGGCGACGAGCCCGTAGGAGATGCCGTAGGGGAAGAGCTTGGCCCAGTCGGCGATGTCGGCGGCGTTCGGGACGCGCCGGGTGTCGATGTCGGTCAGCAGCCCCTGGCGGTTGGCCTGGTAGACGTTCTCGCCCGAGTTGATGAACACGTCGACCGTCGGCGAGCCGATCTGGGCCAAGAGCTTGTTGAACCGCTCGCCGCCCGAGCCGGTGTCGTACTGCACCTTGGCGCCGGTGAGCTTGCGGAAGACCGGCTCGACGGTCTCCTTGAAGGCGCGCTCGGTCTCACCGCCCCA encodes the following:
- a CDS encoding ABC transporter permease translates to MGVTPLRRRAGARRSTSHVIGSSGLSVLPAVVAFALAVLAPAAVIFHQSLQPNPLGDPSAAHETWGNYDRLLTDPIYRDVMLRTLRVSVIGGVASVLIGLALVVALTAFRRREVSSVWLFLLVAPILSGPVITVLGWMGLFVEGGLGYRVVNALRPLWGGSPGRVAETEIAMTIGTVHFVVPFVVLTLYPIARTVSKDLLEASLTLGVSPVRTVFRVVLPLCRPGILAASIVGLAMALSAFVNARFLGGERNLVLTTLVSQLVNTFNPTLAAASSVLLVGLGLLLVGIYGRVLSRSAAREVSR
- a CDS encoding extracellular solute-binding protein, whose translation is MSLIGSQKASHRLGERDEWAHDVATRLGSSAHLAQVRASLGALATASGSRRDVLKWLGIGAGVAAAPTLLAACGSDASTSPGSAGTGIPDGSGRTLSVSVWGGETERAFKETVEPVFRKLTGAKVQYDTGSGGERFNKLLAQIGSPTVDVFINSGENVYQANRQGLLTDIDTRRVPNAADIADWAKLFPYGISYGLVAFGLTRAKGVPALTSWGDLWRPELAGRLGLPGIGHTQMPMFLIMAAELNGGSATDIDPGLKALAKLDPAVLQYFWTEWADRAKGGEVDVVPEFNYSLLGANDAGVGFSFDFPQEKAIAADNTMAIVKGRPNEDLAHVFLDVAFDADVQTAFCGEWLGSPANTKATIAPKVAGKVPLASEILDQVRFFDLGEIANKRAEWTERLNSEVLPSWE